The following are encoded in a window of Halosolutus halophilus genomic DNA:
- a CDS encoding universal stress protein, with protein MFRTVLVPTDGSAGAEATIAHATELAGAYGAAVHALFVVDTGAEPIGFADDDREDFYDSSERRGREATIRITNRAEERDLQAAREIREGVPYREILAYADDHDVDVIVMGTHGRTGADRVRLGSTTERVITRADVPVLSVRLMETGEAPEPGDGGYDRLVIPTDGSDAAERAAETALDVAEKYDADVHAVYVVDSTTYDLEDAPRSIVGLLKEGGNNATEAIADMARERGLDVGTDVLRGVPAAELLEYASGVDADLVAMGTRGRAVGSGRLLGSTTARVVRRSPIPVLTVS; from the coding sequence ATGTTCAGGACCGTACTCGTCCCGACGGACGGCAGCGCCGGTGCCGAAGCGACGATCGCCCACGCGACCGAACTGGCCGGGGCCTACGGCGCAGCCGTGCACGCACTCTTCGTCGTCGACACCGGTGCCGAGCCGATCGGGTTCGCCGACGACGATCGCGAGGACTTCTACGACTCGTCCGAGCGACGGGGCCGCGAGGCGACGATCCGGATCACGAACCGAGCCGAGGAGCGGGACCTGCAAGCTGCACGGGAGATTCGGGAGGGCGTCCCCTACAGGGAGATCCTCGCGTACGCCGACGACCACGACGTCGACGTGATCGTCATGGGGACCCACGGCCGGACCGGTGCCGATCGGGTCCGCCTGGGCAGTACCACCGAACGCGTGATCACGCGGGCGGACGTGCCGGTGCTGTCGGTTCGCCTGATGGAAACCGGCGAGGCCCCCGAGCCAGGGGATGGCGGGTACGATCGACTCGTGATCCCGACGGACGGGAGCGACGCCGCCGAACGCGCCGCGGAGACGGCACTCGACGTCGCGGAAAAGTACGACGCCGACGTCCACGCCGTCTACGTGGTCGATTCGACGACGTACGATCTGGAGGACGCACCCCGAAGCATCGTCGGACTGCTCAAGGAGGGTGGGAACAACGCGACGGAGGCGATCGCCGACATGGCGCGCGAGCGGGGCCTCGACGTGGGAACCGACGTTCTTCGCGGCGTCCCGGCCGCGGAACTCCTCGAGTACGCGTCGGGGGTCGACGCCGACCTCGTCGCCATGGGCACGCGCGGGCGAGCGGTCGGCTCCGGCCGACTGCTGGGAAGCACGACGGCTCGCGTCGTCCGCCGATCACCGATCCCCGTCCTGACGGTCTCCTAG
- a CDS encoding pyridoxamine 5'-phosphate oxidase family protein: MSVDELQDYGLAEMDDGEIRSFLSTQKMGVLGLPEDGGPYLLPLSFGYDGDSRLYFTYLLGSRSRKETMSEAADDASFLVYKVDTMYNWQSVLLSGTISAVHESGWDDLEEILSDVWRPDLFETATLSGEIKVYEFRIDDWTGIKHQGLPPALESNDE, encoded by the coding sequence ATGTCAGTCGATGAACTCCAGGACTACGGGCTGGCCGAAATGGACGACGGCGAAATCCGATCCTTCCTGTCGACCCAGAAGATGGGCGTGCTCGGCCTCCCCGAAGACGGTGGTCCCTATCTCCTCCCGCTGTCGTTCGGGTACGACGGCGACAGCCGACTCTACTTCACGTATCTCCTCGGTTCCAGGAGCCGAAAGGAAACGATGAGCGAGGCGGCGGACGACGCGAGCTTTCTCGTATACAAAGTCGATACGATGTACAACTGGCAGAGCGTCCTCCTGTCGGGAACGATCAGCGCCGTCCACGAATCGGGGTGGGACGATCTCGAGGAGATCCTGAGCGACGTGTGGCGCCCGGATCTGTTCGAAACGGCCACCCTGTCCGGGGAGATCAAAGTCTACGAGTTCCGGATCGACGACTGGACCGGGATCAAACACCAGGGACTCCCGCCCGCGCTCGAATCGAACGACGAGTAG
- a CDS encoding universal stress protein produces MAFLVPFDGSYLAEAALMRASEYGQALDEDVVALSVVPDDEAYAIDVGWYERGEDEPFSVPYVAGKLRDGVVDIAPQASFRHEQIDTASAVAIATRITEIADEIRPSVVFIGTENVGEIAQPVTSVAGGVAENAAYDVHIVRYYAPPSIPAVRLEEGSYTEQ; encoded by the coding sequence ATGGCGTTTCTCGTCCCCTTCGATGGGTCCTATCTGGCGGAAGCAGCACTGATGCGGGCGTCCGAGTACGGCCAGGCGCTCGACGAGGACGTCGTCGCTCTGTCCGTCGTTCCCGACGACGAGGCGTACGCGATCGACGTCGGGTGGTACGAGCGCGGGGAAGACGAACCGTTCAGCGTTCCGTACGTCGCCGGCAAACTTCGCGACGGGGTGGTCGATATTGCCCCCCAGGCCTCGTTCCGGCACGAGCAGATCGACACCGCGTCGGCCGTCGCGATCGCGACCCGGATCACCGAAATCGCCGACGAGATCCGGCCGTCGGTCGTCTTCATCGGCACGGAAAACGTCGGCGAGATCGCCCAGCCGGTGACCAGCGTCGCCGGAGGGGTCGCCGAAAACGCGGCGTACGACGTTCACATCGTCCGGTACTACGCACCGCCGTCGATTCCAGCGGTTCGACTCGAGGAGGGGTCGTACACGGAGCAGTGA